The following proteins are co-located in the Polystyrenella longa genome:
- a CDS encoding HEAT repeat domain-containing protein, which translates to MNSYCRLPAKSIILGLGISLAIVQSGYADHLVLSNGGVVRGLLEEQETETSVEDPELFQIRTLSGNLVSFSSVDIEDTIYQPVVVEEYEVKVANTPQTVEDLWQLAEWCRKQELYPQWKTQLEEVLKLDSSHIGAQQMLTKADISARKQEREELMKSRGMVKYRGKFITEREKELIDELAEERERREVWWKKAKLWHGWLNHRSPTYQQKGIAAFRSINSVDALPALEKYLQQENGEDFRLLLVEVLPKIDDDRAVLKLIELSLLDSSLQVRKNAFNSLPPEKLEFVTAQYVRQLNHPENQVVRRSGDFLGEIGDIRVVPYLIDALITTHTYQVSVPIPRQTYSTGRTSPLLPPEIEYQLRTGQLPYGVIVDNSNNNSIQPPPQTKLVDVKRDKQNPEVLAALKTLTDQNFQYNEVQWRSWWDSVRDGKAPAPTNQNS; encoded by the coding sequence ATGAATAGTTATTGCCGTTTACCTGCGAAATCCATCATTCTGGGTCTGGGGATCAGTCTGGCAATTGTCCAGTCCGGTTATGCCGATCACCTGGTCCTGAGTAACGGGGGAGTGGTACGCGGTCTGTTAGAAGAACAGGAGACGGAAACGAGCGTCGAAGATCCCGAGCTCTTTCAGATACGGACCCTGTCAGGCAACCTGGTCTCGTTCTCCTCTGTTGATATTGAGGACACGATATATCAGCCCGTCGTTGTTGAAGAGTACGAAGTCAAAGTGGCGAATACCCCCCAGACCGTTGAGGATCTCTGGCAATTAGCAGAGTGGTGCCGGAAGCAGGAGTTATACCCTCAATGGAAAACTCAGCTGGAAGAGGTCCTCAAACTTGATTCAAGCCATATCGGTGCTCAGCAAATGCTGACGAAGGCCGATATTTCTGCACGAAAACAGGAGCGGGAAGAATTGATGAAATCTCGCGGTATGGTGAAGTACCGGGGAAAATTCATTACGGAACGCGAAAAAGAATTGATTGATGAACTGGCCGAAGAACGCGAACGACGTGAAGTCTGGTGGAAGAAAGCGAAACTGTGGCACGGTTGGCTAAACCATCGATCTCCGACTTATCAACAGAAGGGGATCGCCGCTTTTCGTTCAATTAATTCTGTCGATGCTTTGCCCGCGTTGGAAAAATATCTGCAACAGGAAAACGGAGAAGACTTCAGGTTACTCTTGGTTGAAGTCCTGCCCAAAATCGATGATGACCGGGCCGTTTTGAAATTAATTGAGCTTTCATTACTTGATTCCAGTTTGCAGGTACGCAAAAACGCGTTTAACAGTTTACCTCCCGAAAAGCTGGAATTCGTCACGGCTCAATATGTTCGACAGTTGAATCATCCAGAGAATCAGGTCGTTCGTCGATCTGGCGATTTTCTGGGAGAGATTGGTGATATACGCGTCGTTCCTTATTTGATCGACGCGTTAATCACGACGCATACCTATCAGGTTTCTGTACCGATTCCCCGACAAACCTATTCGACGGGAAGAACCAGTCCACTGTTGCCACCCGAGATCGAGTATCAACTGAGAACGGGTCAATTACCTTACGGGGTGATTGTCGATAATTCCAACAATAACAGCATTCAGCCTCCACCGCAGACGAAGCTTGTCGATGTCAAACGGGATAAGCAGAACCCGGAAGTACTCGCGGCGCTCAAAACGTTGACCGATCAGAATTTTCAGTACAACGAAGTTCAGTGGCGTAGCTGGTGGGATTCCGTACGGGATGGCAAAGCTCCGGCACCCACGAATCAGAATAGCTGA